In Gemmatimonadetes bacterium T265, one DNA window encodes the following:
- a CDS encoding tricorn protease — MPSRPSAPPAIRVAAALATTLAALTPPGPRARAQSAVATPPAPAAGTRLLRTPSVSAQHIAFAYGGNVWIVDRAGGAARRLTSTPGEASNPKLSPDGRWVAYSADVGGNTDVYVVPALGGEPRRLTWHPSADLVQGWTPDGRRVVFASGRATDAPTPVPRFWTVALDGGPEVPMPMPRAYQGKLSPDGRRLAYRMPNSWDEERRNYRGGQNRPVWILDLQTMAVETVPWTDSKELDPVWVGNDAVYFLSDRDGVQNVWAYATGTKQLREVTHYRDFDVKSLDATPNAVVFEQAGVVHELDPASGREHVVPITAAGDFPWMMPQWKDVSGRVTALAISPTGRRVAVEARGEIFTIPAEKGDARNLTHASGSAERDPVWSPDGRFVAYFGDRSGEYRLYIAPQDGVTPAREIALPNPTHYYAPAWSPDGRRIAYTDTDFRIWSLDVATGKATVVDQDTYLVPRRELEPVWSPDGRWLAYAKRLPSLYRAVVVANVETGEKHQLTDGLADAVAPAWDASGKYLWFLASTNYALASQWLDMSSYERPVTRALYMAVLQKGEPSPLLPESDEEASLAGAPPAPQRPGEPPREEETARRAAVRARVDSMRADTTRGRDSARTPAPNGSRAVRIDVDGLRQRILPVPGVAARDYEGLRSGAPGAVFFLETVTPTGTADAPAPGGTLHRYTLRDRRAVAFAPNVAQFVVSANGQKVLYRTPAAAGAPGAPGAAPTLFVVDATGAPPATTGSDAAKGRLAVSLRMWVDPKAEFAQIFHEGWRNQRDYLYVKNMHGADWPAVGRMYGALLPSVMHRADLNYLLDWMGSELAIGHSFVRGGDLPETGNGAPGVGLLGADLAVENGRYRVTRIYDAESWNPELRAPLAGPGIDVRPGDYLLAVNGTELAGTDNVYRLLDGTANRQTVLLVNARPTLEGARRVTVLPVASEAGLRTRAWVERNRRTVDSLSGGRLAYVYLPNTAQPGYQSFNRYYFAQQDRRGAVIDERYNGGGSAADYIIDLLQRDFDGYFNSAINQRVPFTSPEAGIWGPKVMIINEMAGSGGDLMPYMFKRRRLGPLVGERTWGGLVHTADTPLFVDGGSMIAPRGGFFTRDGHWAVENEGVAPDIAVENWPRDVAAGHDPQLERAVQEALRLLAEHPVDRRTSEPPPPTWGRREGRQ, encoded by the coding sequence ATGCCCAGCCGCCCGTCCGCGCCCCCGGCGATCCGCGTCGCCGCCGCCCTCGCGACCACCCTCGCCGCGCTCACGCCCCCCGGCCCGCGCGCGCGCGCCCAGTCCGCCGTTGCGACGCCGCCCGCGCCGGCCGCCGGGACGCGCCTCCTCCGCACCCCCAGCGTCAGCGCGCAGCACATCGCCTTCGCCTACGGCGGCAACGTCTGGATCGTCGACCGCGCCGGCGGCGCCGCGCGCCGCCTCACGAGCACACCCGGCGAGGCCTCCAACCCCAAGCTCTCTCCCGACGGCCGCTGGGTCGCCTACAGCGCCGACGTCGGCGGCAACACCGACGTCTACGTCGTCCCCGCACTCGGCGGCGAGCCCCGCCGCCTCACCTGGCACCCCAGCGCCGACCTCGTCCAGGGGTGGACGCCCGACGGGCGGCGCGTCGTCTTCGCGTCCGGGCGCGCGACCGACGCGCCGACGCCCGTGCCGCGCTTCTGGACCGTCGCGCTCGACGGCGGGCCCGAGGTGCCGATGCCGATGCCGCGCGCGTACCAGGGGAAGCTGTCCCCCGACGGACGCCGGCTCGCCTACCGCATGCCCAACAGTTGGGACGAGGAGCGGCGCAACTACCGCGGCGGACAGAACCGCCCGGTGTGGATCCTCGACCTCCAGACGATGGCCGTCGAGACCGTGCCGTGGACCGACTCCAAAGAGCTCGACCCCGTCTGGGTCGGCAACGACGCGGTCTACTTCCTCTCCGACCGCGACGGCGTGCAGAACGTGTGGGCCTACGCCACCGGCACCAAGCAGCTCCGCGAGGTCACCCACTACCGCGACTTCGACGTCAAGTCGCTCGACGCCACGCCTAACGCGGTCGTGTTCGAGCAGGCCGGCGTGGTCCACGAGCTGGACCCGGCGAGCGGGCGCGAGCACGTCGTGCCGATCACCGCCGCGGGCGACTTCCCGTGGATGATGCCGCAGTGGAAGGACGTGAGCGGCCGCGTGACCGCGCTCGCCATCTCCCCCACGGGGCGGCGGGTGGCGGTCGAGGCGCGCGGCGAGATCTTCACCATCCCGGCCGAAAAGGGCGACGCGCGGAACCTCACCCACGCGAGCGGGTCGGCCGAGCGTGACCCGGTGTGGTCGCCCGACGGCCGGTTCGTCGCGTACTTCGGGGACCGGTCGGGGGAGTACCGGCTGTACATCGCGCCGCAGGACGGCGTCACCCCCGCGCGCGAGATCGCGCTCCCCAACCCGACGCACTACTACGCGCCGGCGTGGAGCCCCGACGGGCGCCGCATCGCCTACACCGACACCGACTTCCGCATCTGGTCGCTCGACGTCGCCACGGGGAAGGCGACCGTCGTCGACCAGGACACGTACCTCGTGCCGCGGCGCGAGCTCGAGCCGGTGTGGAGCCCCGACGGGCGCTGGCTCGCCTACGCCAAGCGGCTGCCGTCGCTCTACCGCGCGGTCGTCGTCGCGAACGTCGAGACGGGGGAGAAGCACCAGCTCACGGACGGCCTCGCCGACGCCGTCGCGCCGGCGTGGGACGCGTCGGGCAAGTACCTGTGGTTCCTGGCGTCGACCAACTACGCGCTCGCCTCGCAGTGGCTCGACATGTCGAGCTACGAGCGGCCGGTGACACGCGCGCTCTACATGGCCGTGCTGCAGAAGGGCGAGCCCTCGCCGCTCCTGCCGGAGAGCGACGAGGAGGCGAGCCTCGCGGGCGCGCCGCCCGCGCCGCAGCGCCCGGGCGAGCCGCCGCGCGAGGAGGAGACGGCGCGCCGGGCCGCGGTGCGCGCGCGCGTGGACAGCATGCGCGCCGACACCACCCGCGGGCGCGACAGCGCGCGCACGCCGGCGCCTAACGGAAGCCGCGCCGTCCGCATCGACGTCGACGGCCTGCGCCAGCGCATCCTGCCCGTGCCGGGCGTGGCGGCGCGCGACTACGAGGGGCTCCGGAGCGGCGCGCCGGGCGCGGTGTTCTTTCTCGAGACGGTCACCCCGACCGGCACCGCGGACGCGCCGGCGCCGGGGGGCACGCTCCACCGCTACACGCTCCGCGACCGGCGCGCGGTGGCGTTCGCGCCCAACGTCGCGCAGTTCGTCGTCAGCGCCAACGGGCAGAAGGTACTCTACCGCACGCCGGCCGCCGCCGGCGCGCCGGGGGCCCCGGGCGCCGCCCCCACGCTCTTCGTCGTCGACGCCACGGGCGCGCCGCCCGCGACCACGGGGTCGGACGCGGCGAAGGGGCGTCTGGCCGTCTCGCTGCGCATGTGGGTGGACCCGAAGGCCGAGTTCGCGCAGATCTTCCACGAGGGGTGGCGCAACCAGCGCGACTACCTGTACGTGAAGAACATGCACGGCGCGGACTGGCCCGCCGTGGGGCGCATGTACGGCGCGCTGCTCCCCTCGGTGATGCACCGGGCGGACCTCAACTACCTGCTCGACTGGATGGGGTCGGAGCTCGCCATCGGGCACTCGTTCGTGCGCGGCGGCGACCTGCCCGAGACGGGCAACGGCGCGCCGGGCGTCGGCCTGTTAGGCGCCGACCTCGCGGTCGAGAACGGGCGCTACCGCGTCACCCGGATCTACGACGCGGAGAGCTGGAACCCGGAGCTGCGCGCGCCCCTCGCCGGCCCAGGGATCGACGTCCGGCCGGGCGACTACCTCCTCGCCGTCAACGGCACCGAGCTCGCGGGCACGGACAACGTCTACCGCCTCCTCGACGGCACCGCCAACCGGCAGACGGTGCTGCTCGTCAACGCGCGCCCCACGCTCGAGGGCGCGCGCCGCGTCACCGTGCTCCCCGTGGCGAGCGAGGCGGGGCTGCGCACGCGCGCGTGGGTGGAGCGCAACCGCCGCACGGTCGACTCGCTCTCCGGCGGCCGGCTCGCCTACGTGTACCTGCCCAACACGGCGCAGCCGGGCTACCAGAGCTTCAACCGCTACTATTTCGCCCAACAAGACCGCCGGGGGGCGGTGATCGACGAGCGCTACAACGGCGGCGGCTCCGCGGCCGACTACATCATCGACCTCCTCCAGCGCGACTTCGACGGCTACTTCAACTCGGCCATCAACCAGCGCGTCCCGTTCACGAGCCCCGAGGCGGGCATCTGGGGGCCGAAGGTGATGATCATCAACGAGATGGCCGGCTCGGGCGGCGACCTCATGCCGTACATGTTCAAGCGTCGCCGCCTCGGCCCCCTCGTCGGCGAGCGCACGTGGGGCGGGCTCGTACACACGGCCGACACGCCGCTCTTCGTCGACGGCGGGTCGATGATCGCGCCGCGCGGCGGCTTCTTCACGCGCGACGGGCATTGGGCGGTGGAGAACGAGGGGGTCGCGCCGGACATCGCGGTCGAGAACTGGCCGCGGGACGTCGCGGCCGGGCACGACCCGCAGCTCGAGCGGGCGGTGCAGGAGGCGCTGCGGCTGCTGGCCGAACACCCGGTCGACCGCCGGACGAGCGAGCCGCCGCCGCCGACGTGGGGGCGGCGCGAGGGACGGCAGTAA
- a CDS encoding glycosyl transferase: MSDVATGALAAAQATVLVRVLWRLLPGLARTPAVAPLVDPADARWAHVAAAGHAPARVTVLVATLNEAARLGPCLDGLARQGAPLAEVLVVDSRSTDGTREIVAAAAAHDPRVRLLTDPALPPGWVGKVWALEHGLRHATGDWVLGVDADTAPAPGMVAAVVAAAAAYELDVVSFAPRFAGQSAAERLLQPAMLATLVYRLGAPTPRPRTPGDVLANGQCFLARRALLVRYGGYAPARASWADDVALARHLMRRGARVGFLDGARLYDVRAYASVGEAWQEWGRSFDLADASAPARQALDLAVVTLAMGAPPLAAAGALAAAAAGWRPGAFGTALVVVNLALLAVRLGVLAATRGSYARRGAAYWCSPLADPAATARLWLSTLRRPRAWRGRAFALGAR; encoded by the coding sequence GTGAGCGACGTCGCCACGGGCGCGCTCGCCGCCGCGCAGGCGACCGTGCTCGTGCGCGTGCTCTGGCGCCTGCTCCCCGGCCTCGCGCGCACGCCGGCGGTGGCTCCGCTCGTCGACCCCGCGGACGCGCGGTGGGCACACGTCGCCGCGGCGGGCCACGCGCCCGCGCGCGTGACGGTGCTCGTCGCGACGCTCAACGAGGCCGCCCGGCTCGGCCCCTGCCTCGACGGCCTCGCGCGGCAGGGCGCGCCGCTCGCCGAAGTGCTCGTCGTCGACTCGCGTTCGACCGACGGGACTCGCGAGATCGTCGCGGCGGCGGCCGCGCACGACCCGCGCGTGCGGCTGCTCACCGACCCGGCGCTCCCGCCGGGGTGGGTGGGCAAGGTGTGGGCGCTCGAACACGGCCTCCGGCACGCGACGGGCGACTGGGTGCTCGGCGTCGACGCCGACACCGCGCCCGCGCCGGGGATGGTCGCCGCGGTCGTCGCGGCCGCGGCGGCGTACGAACTCGACGTCGTGAGCTTCGCGCCGCGCTTCGCCGGGCAGTCGGCCGCGGAGCGCCTGCTGCAGCCGGCGATGCTCGCCACGCTCGTCTACCGGCTGGGCGCGCCGACGCCGCGCCCGCGCACGCCGGGCGACGTGCTCGCCAACGGCCAGTGCTTCCTCGCGCGGCGCGCGCTGCTCGTGCGCTACGGCGGCTACGCGCCGGCGCGCGCGAGCTGGGCCGACGACGTCGCGCTCGCCCGCCACCTCATGCGCCGCGGCGCGCGCGTCGGCTTCCTCGACGGCGCGCGGCTCTACGACGTACGCGCCTACGCCTCGGTCGGCGAGGCGTGGCAGGAGTGGGGGCGGAGCTTCGACCTCGCCGACGCGAGCGCGCCGGCGCGCCAGGCGCTCGACCTCGCGGTCGTCACGCTCGCGATGGGGGCGCCGCCGCTCGCCGCGGCCGGCGCGCTCGCCGCGGCCGCCGCGGGGTGGCGGCCGGGCGCGTTCGGCACGGCGCTCGTCGTCGTCAACCTCGCGCTGCTCGCCGTGCGGCTCGGCGTGCTCGCCGCGACGCGCGGGTCGTACGCGCGGCGCGGGGCGGCGTACTGGTGCAGCCCGCTCGCCGATCCCGCGGCGACGGCGCGGCTGTGGCTCAGCACGCTCCGGCGGCCGCGGGCGTGGCGGGGGAGGGCGTTCGCGCTGGGGGCGCGGTAG